From a region of the Alnus glutinosa chromosome 1, dhAlnGlut1.1, whole genome shotgun sequence genome:
- the LOC133863843 gene encoding inactive leucine-rich repeat receptor-like protein kinase CORYNE, producing the protein MEKRRRYRYTLYFCNNKLVTLLLLLVSFCFHYSTAYCQERTTRHISSELSPAKYQNGLRRILLSVAFGAVTGLVSAFVFALIVRSFVRYLNRTPLLKGPVIFSPKIDPKTLQAALANENHLLGSSPNGKYYRTVLDNGLIIAVKRLEPFEAGSPERSVKRKIQQELEMLAGLRHRNLMSLRAYVRGPGGGFSLLYDYVPGGSLQDAMHRVRDNQLQLGWEVRLRIAVGVVKGLQYLHFECDPQVLHYNLKPTNVMLDAEFQPRLGDCGLAKLIPHLDRATSGYSAPECFRDRRYTDKSDVFSFGMLLGVLLTGRDPTHPFFREAVSGGSLGQWLRHLQQAGEAREALDKSILGEEGEEDEMLMAVRIAVVCLSDCPADRPSSDELVHMLTQLHSF; encoded by the exons atggagaaaagaagaagatacaGATACACCCTCTACTTTTGCAACAACAAACTCGTTACTCTTCTTTTGCTGTTGGTTTCATTCTGCTTTCACTACAGCACTGCGTACTGCCAAGAGAGAACCACAAGGCACATCTCCTCCGAGCTTTCGCCAGCCAAATACCAAAACGGGCTCAGAAGAATTCTTCTCAGCGTTGCATTTGGAGCGGTAACCGGTTTGGTTAGTGCCTTTGTCTTCGCTCTCATAGTCCGCAGCTTCGTCCGGTACCTCAACCGAACCCCCCTTCTCAAAGGCCCCGTCATATTCTCTCCCAAAATCGATCCCAAGACGCTCCAAGCTGCTCTCGCCAATGAGAATCACTTGCTGGGGTCGAGCCCCAATGGTAAATACTACCGGACCGTGCTCGACAACGGGCTTATTATCGCTGTCAAGAGGCTCGAACCGTTTGAGGCCGGTTCACCGGAGAGGTCGGTGAAGAGAAAGATACAGCAGGAGTTGGAAATGCTTGCCGGTTTGAGACACAGAAATTTGATGAGCCTAAGGGCTTATGTTCGCGGGCCTGGCGGTGGATTCTCTTTGCTCTATGATTATGTCCCGGGCGGGAGTCTTCAGGATGCTATGCATAGAGTTAGAGACAATCAGTTGCAGCTTGGATGGGAGGTGCGCCTTAGGATTGCCGTTGGGGTTGTGAAGGGGCTTCAGTATCTTCAttttgagtgtgatcctcaggTTCTGCACTATAACTTGAAGCCTACCAATGTGATGTTGGACGCCGAGTTTCAACCCAGGTTGGGAGATTGTGGGTTGGCTAAGCTCATTCCCCATTTGGATAGAGCAACATCTGGCTACAGTGCCCCAGAGTGTTTCCGAGATCGCAG GTATACTGATAAGAGCGATGTTTTCAGTTTTGGGATGTTGTTGGGCGTTTTGCTAACTGGTAGAGACCCTACTCACCCATTCTTTAGAGAAGCGGTTAGCGGGGGGAGTTTGGGACAGTGGCTCCGACATTTGCAGCAAGCAGGGGAGGCACGAGAAGCGCTAGACAAGAGTATTCTAGGGGAAGAAGGGGAGGAAGATGAGATGCTGATGGCAGTGAGAATAGCTGTTGTTTGCCTCTCAGATTGTCCTGCAGACAGGCCTTCTAGTGATGAGCTTGTTCACATGCTAACCCAACTGCACAGTTTTTGA
- the LOC133863834 gene encoding ADP-ribosylation factor GTPase-activating protein AGD3, translating into MHFAKLDDSPMFRKQIQSLEESAESLRERSLKFYKGCRKYTEGLGEGYDGDIAFASALETFGGGHNDPISLAFGGPVMTKFTIALREIGTYKEVLRSQVEHMLNDRLLQFANIDLHEVKEARKRFDKASMVYDQAREKFLSLRKGTKSDVATVLEEELHNTRSTFEQARFNLVTALSNVEAKKRFEFLEAVSGTMDAHLRYFKQGYELLHQMEPYINQVLTYAQQSRERSNYEQAALNERMQDYKRQVDRESRWSNNGTNGSPNGDGIQAIGRSSHKMIEAVMQSAAKGKVQTIRQGYLSKRSSNLRGDWKRRFFVLDSRGMLYYYRKQCSKSSGSSSQLSGQRNGSELGSGLLSRWLSSHYHGGVHDEKSVAHHTVNLLTSTIKADADQSDLRFCFRIISPTKNYTLQAESALDQMDWIEKITGVIASLLSSQAPERCLPASPMGSSHHRSASESSSFESSDFDHCTVEEYTSERGPATSHLERPIRNMQTQRSCIKIEKPIDVLRRVCGNDKCADCGAPEPDWASLNLGVLVCIECSGVHRNLGVHISKVRSLTLDVKVWDPSVISLFQSLGNTFANSVWEELLQSRSAFQLDLVPAGLYKSDKPQLIFISKPSHADSISVKEKFIHAKYAEKIFVRRPKDNQYRHLVAQQIWEGVRANDKKAVYRHIVNSEADVNAVYEQTSFGSSITLAKAMLLHEHTSLDHSSSSLTVDSLERSSTSSTNMAGTTEGQTLEDLDGCTLLHLACETADIGMIELLLQYGAHINVADSRGQTPLHRCILKGRTTSVKLLLTRGADPRAVNGEGKNPFEVAVESNFDDGEVTALLADSNG; encoded by the exons ATGCATTTCGCAAAGCTCGATGACTCTCCTATGTTTCGCAAGCAg ATACAAAGCTTGGAGGAAAGTGCTGAATCATTAAGGGAGAGAAGTTTAAAGTTTTACAAAGGATGTCGAAAATACAC TGAAGGACTCGGTGAGGGATATGATGGGGACATTGCTTTTGCTAGTGCATTAGAAACTTTTGGTGGAGGGCATAATGATCCAATTAGTTTGGCTTTTGGAG GTCCTGTAATGACCAAATTTACTATTGCGTTGAGAGAAATTGGAACATACAAGGAAGTTCTCCGGTCccag GTTGAGCATATGCTAAACGACAGATTACTGCAGTTTGCCAATATTGATTTGCATGAGGTCAAG GAAGCACGGAAGCGTTTTGACAAGGCTAGTATGGTTTATGACCAG GCTCGTGAAAAGTTTCTGTCACTGAGGAAAGGCACAAAGTCTGATGTAGCAACTGTTTTAGAGGAG GAGCTTCATAATACAAGGTCTACATTTGAGCAAGCTCGCTTCAATTTG GTAACTGCTCTTTCTAATGTTGAGGCGAAAAAGAGGTTTGAATTTTTGGAAGCAGTCAGTGGGACGATGGATGCACACCTTCGTTACTTCAAACAG GGATATGAGTTGTTGCATCAAATGGAGCCATACATTAATCAG GTTTTGACTTATGCACAACAGTCAAGAGAAAGGTCTAACTATGAGCAGGCCGCTCTTAATGAGAGAATGCAAGATTATAAAAGGCAGGTGGATCGAGAGAGTAGGTGGTCTAACAATGGTACAAACGGATCTCCTAATGGAGATGGTATACAAGCCATTGGTAGAAGTTCACACAAAATGATAGAGGCTGTTATGCAGTCTGCTGCAAAGGGAaag GTTCAAACCATTCGACAAGGTTATCTCTCAAAGCGTTCCTCAAACTTAAGGGGTGACTGGAAAAGAAGGTTTTTTGTTCTTGATAGCCGTGGAATGCTGTATTACTATCGCAAACAGTGCAGCAAATCATCT GGCTCCAGCAGTCAACTTTCTGGTCAGAGGAATGGTTCTGAGCTTGGTTCTGGATTGCTGAGTCGGTGGCTTTCTTCTCATTATCATGGTGGAGTACACGATGAGAAATCTGTTGCTCATCACACAGTGAACCTGCTTACATCAACAATCAAAGCTGATGCTGACCAGTCAGATCTTAGGTTTTGCTTCAGGATCATTTCACCAACAAAGAACTACACTTTGCAG GCAGAGAGTGCACTGGATCAAATGGATTGGATTGAAAAGATCACAGGGGTCATAGCTTCATTACTTAGTTCTCAAGCTCCTGAGAGG TGTCTGCCTGCTAGTCCAATGGGAAGCAGTCATCATCGCTCTGCAAGTGAGAGTAGTTCATTTGAAAGTTCTGACTTCGATCATTGCACAGTTGAAGAATATACATCCGAGAGGGGCCCTGCTACTTCGCATCTTGAACGCCCAATAAGAAATATGCAAACACAACGGTCCTGTATAAAAATCGAGAAGCCAATTGATGTATTGCGAAGAGTATGTGGAAATGATAAATGTGCCGATTGCGGTGCCCCTGAACCAGATTGGGCATCATTAAATCTTGGTGTTCTTGTTTGTATTGAATGTTCTGGTGTTCACCGTAATCTTGGGGTGCACATATCGAAG GTACGGTCTCTTACACTGGATGTCAAAGTGTGGGATCCTTCTGTTATAAGTTTGTTTCAGTCTCTGGGCAATACCTTTGCCAACTCAGTATGGGAGGAACTATTGCAATCAAGAAGTGCTTTTCAGCTTGATCTTGTCCCTGCAGG CCTATACAAGTCTGATAAGCCACAGCTGATTTTTATCAGTAAACCCAGTCATGCTGATTCTATATCAGTGAAGGAGAAGTTCATCCATGCAAAG TATGCAGAAAAGATTTTTGTTCGTAGGCCAAAAGACAATCAATATCGTCATTTAGTGGCACAACAAATCTGGGAGGGTGTGCGTGCTAATGACAAGAAAGCTGTATATCGTCACATAGTGAATTCTGAAGCAGATGTTAATGCTGTATACGAGCAAACATCTTTTGGCTCTTCTATAACCCTTGCCAAAGCAATGCTATTGCACGAGCACACAAGCCTTGACCACAGTTCTAGCAGCTTAACAGTGGATTCATTGGAAAGGTCCTCCACTAGCTCTACAAACATGGCAGGCACAACTGAAGGCCAGACCTTGGAGGATCTAGATGGGTGCACCCTGCTTCACCTTGCTTGTGAAACTGCAGACATAGGCATGATAGAACTCCTCCTACAGTATGGTGCACATATAAATGTAGCTGATTCAAGAGGTCAAACGCCACTACACCGCTGCATTCTCAAAGGCAGAACCACATCTGTGAAATTGCTTCTTACAAG GGGAGCTGATCCACGGGCTGTAAATGGTGAAGGTAAAAACCCTTTTGAGGTAGCAGTAGAGTCAAACTTTGATGATGGTGAGGTCACTGCTTTATTAGCGGACTCAAATGGATAG